The segment GCGCCGCCAAATCACGGGCAGGATGCCCGTGCCACTGCGACCAGCCGCCGCACGTGCGCTGCGGGCGGACGCGCGCTCGCGGCGAGCAGCCAAATTCGTTTGCCCCTTCCTCTGAAACTTGAAACCAACGCGACGTGCGTATCCGTCTGCTCCTCCTCGCCACCGTCCTCGTTGCCTCCGCGGCGGCGCAGCCTGTTCTCGAAAAAGCCGCACCCCCGCCGGCCGGGCCGCTGGCTGAACTCTCGCTCGCCGATGCCGCCGTGCTCGGCGCGGTGGAGGGCATCACCGAATACCTGCCGGTCTCTTCGACCGGGCACCTGATCATCGCCGCGCGCGCGTTGCGCGTGGATTCGAACCTGCCGCTGCGCCGCGCCAACGGCGAAGTGCACTGGTTCGTGCCACCCACGGCAAAACACCCCGACGGCGTTCCGCTCACGCTGAAGCTCGCCGCCGACACCTACGTTGTGGTGATTCAGTTCGGTGCGATCGCTGCCGTCGGGATGCTCTACTGGCGACAACTCGTCGCGATGCTGCTCGGACTGCTCGGTCGTGATCCCGCCGGCCTGCGGCTGTTGCGCAATGTCCTGCTCGCTTTCCTGCCGGCGGCGATCGTGGGCTTTCTGGTGCACGACTGGATCGACACCCATCTTTTTTCGCTCGAGGCGGTGATCGCCGCTCAGGTGGCCGGCGCGGGACTGATTCTCTGGGCCGAACGCTACCGCCGTCGTCGCGTTGCCACCACGGCCCGCCATCCTGAGTTCCCGACCGATCTCTCGATGGGCGCCGCGTTCCGGATCGGGCTGCTCCAATGCGTCTCGCTCTGGCCGGGCACGAGTCGCTCGATGATGACGATCATCGGCGGCTATCTCGCCGGATTGGATCCCCGCCGGTCGGCCGAGTTCAGCTTCCTGCTCGGGTTTGTCACGCTCAGCGCCGCGACCGTCTATAAAAGCCTGAAAACCGGCGAGGCGATGATCATGATCTTTGGCTGGCCGCACGTCTTGTTCGGCTGCGTCGTGGCGGCGATCACCGCCGCGCTCGCCGTCAAGTTTCTGGTCGGCTGGCTCTCCCGCCACGGGATGGCGATCTTCGCCTACTACCGCCTCGCGCTGGCCGCCGGGCTCGGAATCCTCGCCGCCGTCGGCTGGTTGTAGCCGGCGGATGCCGTCTCCGGCGGGTTTTTGGAAGGCCGGGTCCCCCCCCTCCGGCCCCAGCCCGGCGGAGACGCCGGGCTCCACCTTTGCAGACGGCGCCCCGGCCCGCCGGGGATGCGGCAAGGATGGCGCTTGACGCGCAAAACCGCGGCTCTTTACTCCGACCCCTTCACCTGACGCAAAGCGGCTCCCGCCGCCGCGCGGCGTGTATCTTTTCACTTTACTCACATGGCCAATCCGAAACGCAAGCAGTCCAAACGCCGCAGCGCCAACCGCCGCGCCGCTAACGCTTTCATCGCTCCCGAGTTCGCCAAAGATCCGACCGATGGCAGTGCCTTCCGTCCGCACCGCGTGAATCCGAAGAATGGCATGTATCGCGGTCGCCAAGTGCTGAACGTCGAGGTCTGAGCCTCGCCCAGTTCCTCCGGACCGCTGTCCACGAAATGGGCACCACATCCGGCCAAACCGGGCGTATCGCGGTCGATGCCATGGGCGGCGATCTCGGTCCGGCTGAGGTCGTTGAGGCTGTTCGCCTGGCTTTGCGCCAGTACCCGGGTTTAAACCCGATCACGCTCGTCGGCGATCGCGCCGTGCTCGAGCCGCTGCTCGCGCGCGTGCGCCGCCGGCCCGAGCAGCTGACCATCCATCACGCGTCCGAGGTCGTCACGATGGACGACAAGCCGCTGATGGCGCTGAAGCGCAAAAAGGATTCGTCCATGGTCCGGGCCATCGAGCTCGTGAAGGACGGTCAGGCGAGCGTCGTCGTCAGCTGCGGCAACACCGGCGCGCTGATGGCCGCCGGCACTTTGCGGCTCCGCACCATGGAGGGCGTCGCCCGCCCCGCCCTCGCCGCCGTCGTTCCGCGGCAGAATGGCCATTTTGTCCTGATCGATGCCGGCGCCAATCCGGACGCCAAGCCCGAGCACCTGGTCCACAACGCCATTCTCGGCAGTCACTATTGTCGCGTGATGCTGGGCATCGCCCGACCGCGCGTCGGGCTGATGACCATCGGCACCGAGGAGGGCAAGGGCAACGCGCTCATCACCGAGACCAACGAGCTGCTGCGCCGCACCACCGATTTGATCAACTACGCCGGCCCGATCGAGGGCTTCCACGTTTTTGCCGAACACGTCGACGTGGTCGTGTGCGACGGCTTCGTCGGCAACATCATGATCAAGAGCTGGGAGTCGCTCGTGAAGTTCTTCTCCGGCATGTTGCGCGAGGAGCTGCAGGCGAACCCGGTGCGCGCGGTCGGCGCGCTGATGTCCAAGGGCGCGTTCAATGCGCTGCGCGAGCGGATCAATCCCGAGCGCTACGGCGGAGCGCCGTTGCTTGGGCTCCGCGGCAACATTCTCAAAGCCCACGGCTCGTCGAATCGCCGCGCGATCAAGAGCGCGATTCACGCCGCCAGCCAAATCATTCGCGCTGACATGAACCAGCGCATCGAGGCCGACATCGCTCGCGCCAACGATCTTCTCGCCGTGCCGGTGGCCTGACCGCCCCCGCAGCCGCCGCGGCTCCAGCCTCTATCATGGCTAACGCCTCCACCGTGATTCTGGGCACGGGCGCCTATGCGCCGGCCCGGGTCCTCACCAACGATGAGCTTTCGCGGACGGTCGACACCTCCGACGAATGGATCCGCACGCGGACCGGGATTCGCGAACGCCGGATCGCGGCGCCGGGCGAGGCCTGTTCCGACATGGCCGTGCAAGCCGCGCAGGCGGCGCTCGCCGACGCGAAGGTGGCGCCGGCCGATATCGATCTCCTGATTGTCGCGACGGTCACGCCCGACCTGCCGATGCCGTCGGCCGCGTGCGTCGTCCAGCACAAGCTCGGGCTGCGCACCGACGTCGCTTGCTTCGACCTCAACGCGGCGTGCTCCGGCTTCCTCTACTCGCTCGACGTCGGTTGTGCGATGCTGGCGAGCGGTCGCTATCGCCACGCGCTCGTGATCGGCGTGGAGCGGCTCTCGTCCGTGCTCGACTGGTCCGACCGCACCACCTGCGTGCTGTTCGGCGACGGCGCCGGCGCCGCGGTGCTCGGACGCAGCGACCAGGCGGGCCTCGGCCTGCTCGGCACCAAGCTCGGTTCGCTCGGGGAGAACACCGAGTTGCTTTACATGACCCACGGCAGCCACGGGAAAGGCGATGCGCCGGAAGACGTCGAGACCAACGGCCACTTCATCCGGATGAAGGGCAAGGAGGTCTTCAAACTCGCGGTGCGCGTGATGGACGAAGCCGCGCGGGATATTCTGGAACAACAGCATGTCACGGCGGATCAGATTGCCCTCGTGATCCCGCATCAGGCGAACATGCGTATCATCGAGGCCATTTCCCAATATCTGGAGCTCCCGATGGAGCGGTTCTTCGTCAACGTGGACCGTTATGGCAACACCTCCGCGGCCTCCATTCCGATCGCCCTCGACGAGGCTCGTCGCAGCGGCCGGATCAAGCCGGGTGACCTCACTTTGCTCGTCGCGTTTGGGGCGGGCTTGACCTACGCAAGCGCGCTGATTCGCTGGTAATTCCTTCTGCATGCCCACCACCTTCGCTCGCGCATTCGGCGCTCTTTGCCTGCTCTTTTCGTTGTCTTGCCTGCTCGCGACTGCAGCGCGGGCCGATCTCGTGTGGAACCCCAACACGGGCTGGCGGATCGAGGGCGGCGTGCTGTCCGAGATCACCGGCAGCGACGCCCACAACGCGCTGAACCTGATGAATCGCGCGCGCGAGCTCGAGGAGGACGGCAGCCGTGGCGCCGCCATCCGGCGCTATAAGAAAGTGGCGAAGCGATACCCGGCGTCGATCTACGCCTCCGAAGCGCTCTACCGCTCGGGCAAGCTCTACCTGGCCCGCAGACAGTATTTCAGATCGTTCGAGGCCTTCATGGAGGTGACCACGCGTTACCCAAATACGAAGCACTTCAACGACGTCATCGGCGAGGAATACCGGATCGCCAGCGCGCTGCTCGACGGCGCTCGCAACCGCTGGTGGGGCTGGTTTCCCGGCTTCACCAACCGCAGCCGCGCGATCGATTACTTTGAGATCATTGTCCAGACGGCGCCCTACAGCGATTACGCGCCGCTCGCGCTGATGAACAAGGCCCGCGGTCACCTGCGCGCCCGCGAAACCGAGGAGGCGATCGACGCGCTGGACCGGATGATCAACCAGTATCCGCAAAGCCTGCTCGCACCCGACGCCTACCTGAAGCTCGCGCAGACCCACGCGCTGCTCGTCGAGGGACCCAACTACGACCAGGGCTCGACCAAGGAAGCGATCACCTATTACGAGGATTTCCTGATTCTCTTCCCCAACGATCCCAACGTGCCGACAGCAGCCAAGGGTCTCGACGAAATGAAGCAGGTGCTGGCCGAGAGCAAAATCCGGATCGGCGATTTCTATTTCTACAAGCGCGACAATTACACCGCCGCGCGCGTGTTCTACAACGAGGCGATCACGTCGTATCCCGACTCGCCGGTGGCGCAGCGCGCCCGGACAAAGCTCGCGGAAGTCGAGGCCAAGGCGTCGGTGAAGCCGGGCGAAGCGCCGCGCAAGAAGCGGTTTTTCTTCTTCTGAGCCGCCGTCAGTCTTCGTCTGAGTAACGGCAGGCCTCCGTGCCCGCCGTTTCGTTTTTGTCGGCTTATTCCTGGGAGCGCGGCCGCCCTCGGCTCCGCGAACTCTTTCTTGCCCCGCCCGCCGCCCTGCCCTCCACTCTTTCTGCATGTCGCTGCGGCTTCCCGTCCTCGGTCTCCTGGCCGCCCTGCTCTGCTGCTGCGGGTGGGCCGGCTGCTCCCACTACCAGCTCGGCACGCGTGGTCAGCTCACGTTCGCCACGCTCTACGTCGAGCCCGCCGAAAACACCACGCTGCTCCCGCAGGCGCGTGCGTTGCTCAGCACCCAGGTCCGAGAGGCACTCGCGCGCGACGGTCGCGTCACGCTGGTCAACTCCGCGGAGGCCGCCGATGCGACGCTGCGTCTCGTGATTCGCGACTACCATCGCGACATGGCATCGGTGCAGGAGCGCGACACCGGACTGGCGCGGAAATTCATGCTCACGCTCGGCGTCGACTGCACGCTCCGTGACAACCGCTCGGGCAAGGATCTTTTCACCAACCGTCGCGTGACCACGCAGCGCGACGCGTTCACCGATGGCGGCCAGCTGCAATCCGAGTATCAGGCGCTCCCGCTGCTCGCCGAATCGCTCGGGCAGAAGATCGCCCACGCTGTGCTCGATGTCTGGTAAGCGGCAACTTTCTGCTGGTTCGCGAGCGCGCCTGCGTGGGAGCGCGGCCGTCCCCGGCCGCACGGTCCCTGGCAGGGGCGGCTTGCCCGCCGTAGCCTCCGGCGGAGGCCGGGTCCCGCCCGTGAACCTCAATCACGGGCGAGACGCCCGTGCCACGACAACGCCTCCCGCCGACCTTCGCCCCCGGCTCAACCGCGCATGGCATCTCGCACACCGGATGCCGCCGCGCGCCACCCTCGAGCAACGCCTCGCCTGGCACGCCGCGCACCTGCGCCATTGCGCGTGCCGCGAGCCTTCGCCGTCCCTGCTCGAGCTCATGCGTGAGCACGGCTATCTCTGACCACCATGCACCCGCCGATCCTCGCCCCCTCCCTGCTTGCCGGCGATCACGCGCAGCTCGCCACCAGCGCGCGGATCGTCGAGGAACTCGGACTGCCTTGGCTGCACCTCGACATCATGGACGGCCATTTCGTGCCGAATCTGTCGTTCGGTCCGGCCACCCTCACGGCGCTTCGCCGGCACGGGATCAAGGCGTATTTCGACACGCACCTGATGCTCTCGCAGCCGGCGCGCTACATCGAGCCATTCGCCAAAGCCGGCGCGAACCAGATCAGCATTCACATCGAACCCACTTACGACCACGCCGACACGTTGGACCGCATCCATGCGCTCGGCTGCCAGGCGGGCATCGTGCTCAATCCTGACACTCCCGCCAGCGCGGTCGAGCCACTGCTCGCGCGCGTGGACCTGGTGCTGGTAATGACCGTGCAGCCCGGGTTCGGCGGGCAGTCGTTTCGCGCCGCGATGCTGCCGAAGATCCGGCAACTCGACCAGTGGCGGAGCGAGCGTGCGCTCACGTTTCGGCTCGAAGTCGACGGTGGCATCGATCTCGAAACGGCCCGGCAGTGTCGCGCCGCCGGCGCCGACACGTTTGTCGCCGGCACCTCCTTCTTCGGCGCACCCGACAAGCCCGCCTTCGCCGCCGCGTTCGCGCAGCTGTAGTCCTGGGAGCGCGACGGCCCTCGGCCGCTTCGGTCCGACGAACCGCGATTCGCCTTACCTTTCCGCCGGACCGCTCCGGCGCGCGCGAAGCGCATAGTTTTCCAGGGTGCGTGCTCTTCGTAGTGGCGCCGCTTGCGGCGCCCACGCACTGACCAATGTGCGCTGCTCCAATCAGGAAAACGGTGGGACCAAGTGCTGCAATTTGGCAATTGCGGCCGATGTACTTACGCGGCGTAATACCCACACCGACCGAACCCCGGGTTGGTTTGGGTCAAGTCTGACTGCCACGGCCGACATCGGCTCACCCCCTCCCTGTGCCGCAATTCTCTATGAAAAGGTTCCTCCTCGCGTTGCTCTTGCTGTTCTCATTGACTGCCAGCTCCGCATTCGCTGGACCGTATTCCGATGCGCTGGGAAAGAAGCTCGTTTCGTCGACGACTTCCGAGGAAAAGGCACTTTTCGTTCGATGGATGTTCGTTGCCATGGCGCTTCACCCAGACCTGAAGGACATGTCCTCGATCACGCCTGCGCAGAGAGAAGAGGTGAACCGGGCGGTCGCGAAGTTGATCATGCGTATGCTGACGGAAACGTGCGCCGTAGAAGCCAAAGAGGCCGTCAAATATGAAGGCGCGAGTGCGATCGAAAGCGCGTTCAACCTTTTCGGTCAGATTGCTGCGCGGGAGCTTTTCACGAACCCCGAGGTCGGCGCCGGCATGGCTGAGCTCCAGAAATATTTCGACAGCAAAGCCGTCGAGGAGGCGCTATCGGAAGTTCGACCGAGCAGCCCGAAAAAGAGTGATGAGCGATAGGGCCGAGCCCCACGAAGCCGGCGCGGCAGGCCGGCTATCTTCGCAGTTGGCTGCTCTGATCAGCCAACCCTTCCCGGTTGCGTCATCGCCATTAGTCGAGAAATGAACGAGCCACTCTTCAACGGTCCGCTCGCGCAAATGCTTCGGCGGGCGTTTAGGGACACGCCTAATCCGTGGCCCGATGAGATCGAGAAAGCAGTCCGGGCTCCGGAGGCGGTGCCACTTTGCCTGAACTGCCTGGCGCCGCAGACGCGTGACGGCTGGTTCTGTCCCCACTGCGCTTTCCCGACGGGGGACTACGTCGCGGTGAACCCGTTTTCCCAGATCTTTGTTCTCGGTGAGCTGTTCCGACGGGGAGTGACGGGGGCGCCAGAAAAGCGTGTGGGCGTCCATCTTTTCCTGTTGGTCTGTTCGGTCACGCAGTATGCGGCGTTCGCGCCCGTCTATTGGTTTTGGCTCTGGCGGCGGCAGCTGGGGCGACCGATCTGCGAGCCACGGCGCGAACCATTCGTAGTCGACCTGAATGCGTGAAAATATACCCGCGCCACTTTGCTATCGAATGTCCTCGCTGGCGCACGAGGTCGCGTCTTGGCGACCGCGGTTTCAGTCCGGACTCCCCGCCCTATGGGGCGAACGAACGCCTTCAATCATCCAGTGATAAACCCCAAAATCGTCTACCCATGAAATCCCGTCTACTCCTGCTTCTCGTCGTCATCGGCCTGTGCTCCAGCCTCGCGGCTGCAGAACAAGCGGCTTACCCGAGAATATCACTGGTCGGTCCCGGCGCGGGTAAAACCCCAGTCAATCGGGACCAGTTCATCATCCTCGTCGTCGAAGGACCCTACATTTCTCACGAGGCAAATCCGCTTCCGGAGAAGGGCGCAGTCGAATACATCAACGACCTTTTGAAGGCCAAGAAAGTCTCGTATCTTGCCGTCTACACGCGAGAGGGCGTCAAATACGGAGATGTCGTCAAAGCCATCGACCTCCTGCGGAAGACTGATGCGACCGAGATCGGGGTAAGCATGATTGAGGCGCCGGCCGGCCGGGAGCTGTAGAGCCGCCGTTTCCAAACCGGATCGATCCGGCAACGGGGCCTGTCTTCATCTCAGTCGATGATCAGCAATCGGCGTCGTCGTTTTCTCGAGGACTCCGCGCTCCGGGAGGCGCAGAAAGCCTTTCGGGCGCGCGGACGAAACGGCACGCGGCCGGCAGATTTCTTCGCCCTGCGGATGCAGACGGTGGAGCCGTGGAAGCGGGTTGGCGCGATGCTAGTCGGCGCGTTCTTCGCAGGGATGGCTTGGTGGGCGCTGGAAGAGGAATTCAGCTTCTGGGCGATCGGCGCGTTCGCGGGGATTGGAGTGATCTGTGTTTTTGTCGGCGCAATCGGATGGAAACGGCCCGTCGAAGCCGTGCTGGATGCCACCGCGGATGTCCTCTTCCGTCGATTGCTGGATTGTTTGTAGTGCAAAGGAGGCCTGAACCAGCCCCCATCGCCACCATGGCGAGACATCCGTTTCCGCGTGTTTGATTTCGGTCCGGATTCGCGCAGTGATTAGGGTTCGTGTAGCTGCCACCAATCGCCCGGCACAATTTTATGGTGCGAATTTTATGGTGCGAAATCTCTACCTCCTTCTCGTCGTCACATCGCGCGCGCTCGGGCTGTTTTTGATCGCGCGCGCCGTGATCGGCTCACTCCTTGTCGCACTGCTACAGCAGAATTTGGGAGCGTCTCTCGTCACGCTTATCCCTGCCGTGCCGGCGCTGGTTGGCGGAATTGTCCTCTGGTTGGGGGCGAAATGGATCGCGGCTCTGGTCACACGGGACCTCGAGTAGCGCCCGGGCATCCGGAAACGCTCACCCAAACCCTGGCGCAAAGAATAGCTGCGCCCCTCCCCGGTCTACTCGGCTGAGCTCAATGCCCGCGGTCGAATGGCCTTCGAATCCAGGGCAAATTCGGCAGGAACGGCCCGACCAAATACCACAACGATGAAAACGCGCGTGTCTGCCATCGTTGCCATCGCGTTGCTTACCGTCAGCGCGACTTCGTGTTCGAGCTCGGGCAGCCGCAGAGGAGTGATGCGGGATGGTGACGCCGCCGTGGTGACGATCGCCCGCGCCGGGGGCACGCCGATCTCTCCCTTCGCCTTCGGCAATAACTATTTCAACTGGGTCGACTGGAACAAGGACGGCATGGTGGGGCTGCGGGGGACCGAAGACCCGGTCAAGGCGCTCCGGCTGAACGTGGTGGTCGGCGACAACAACCAGAACGACGCCAACGCCCCGCAGCTCTTCGATCACGCGCAGATCGACAGCTACATCCAATACTGCCGCG is part of the Opitutus terrae PB90-1 genome and harbors:
- the rpmF gene encoding 50S ribosomal protein L32; translation: MANPKRKQSKRRSANRRAANAFIAPEFAKDPTDGSAFRPHRVNPKNGMYRGRQVLNVEV
- the plsX gene encoding phosphate acyltransferase PlsX, with translation MGTTSGQTGRIAVDAMGGDLGPAEVVEAVRLALRQYPGLNPITLVGDRAVLEPLLARVRRRPEQLTIHHASEVVTMDDKPLMALKRKKDSSMVRAIELVKDGQASVVVSCGNTGALMAAGTLRLRTMEGVARPALAAVVPRQNGHFVLIDAGANPDAKPEHLVHNAILGSHYCRVMLGIARPRVGLMTIGTEEGKGNALITETNELLRRTTDLINYAGPIEGFHVFAEHVDVVVCDGFVGNIMIKSWESLVKFFSGMLREELQANPVRAVGALMSKGAFNALRERINPERYGGAPLLGLRGNILKAHGSSNRRAIKSAIHAASQIIRADMNQRIEADIARANDLLAVPVA
- a CDS encoding undecaprenyl-diphosphate phosphatase, producing MRIRLLLLATVLVASAAAQPVLEKAAPPPAGPLAELSLADAAVLGAVEGITEYLPVSSTGHLIIAARALRVDSNLPLRRANGEVHWFVPPTAKHPDGVPLTLKLAADTYVVVIQFGAIAAVGMLYWRQLVAMLLGLLGRDPAGLRLLRNVLLAFLPAAIVGFLVHDWIDTHLFSLEAVIAAQVAGAGLILWAERYRRRRVATTARHPEFPTDLSMGAAFRIGLLQCVSLWPGTSRSMMTIIGGYLAGLDPRRSAEFSFLLGFVTLSAATVYKSLKTGEAMIMIFGWPHVLFGCVVAAITAALAVKFLVGWLSRHGMAIFAYYRLALAAGLGILAAVGWL
- the rpe gene encoding ribulose-phosphate 3-epimerase yields the protein MHPPILAPSLLAGDHAQLATSARIVEELGLPWLHLDIMDGHFVPNLSFGPATLTALRRHGIKAYFDTHLMLSQPARYIEPFAKAGANQISIHIEPTYDHADTLDRIHALGCQAGIVLNPDTPASAVEPLLARVDLVLVMTVQPGFGGQSFRAAMLPKIRQLDQWRSERALTFRLEVDGGIDLETARQCRAAGADTFVAGTSFFGAPDKPAFAAAFAQL
- the lptE gene encoding LPS assembly lipoprotein LptE; its protein translation is MSLRLPVLGLLAALLCCCGWAGCSHYQLGTRGQLTFATLYVEPAENTTLLPQARALLSTQVREALARDGRVTLVNSAEAADATLRLVIRDYHRDMASVQERDTGLARKFMLTLGVDCTLRDNRSGKDLFTNRRVTTQRDAFTDGGQLQSEYQALPLLAESLGQKIAHAVLDVW
- the bamD gene encoding outer membrane protein assembly factor BamD, with translation MPTTFARAFGALCLLFSLSCLLATAARADLVWNPNTGWRIEGGVLSEITGSDAHNALNLMNRARELEEDGSRGAAIRRYKKVAKRYPASIYASEALYRSGKLYLARRQYFRSFEAFMEVTTRYPNTKHFNDVIGEEYRIASALLDGARNRWWGWFPGFTNRSRAIDYFEIIVQTAPYSDYAPLALMNKARGHLRARETEEAIDALDRMINQYPQSLLAPDAYLKLAQTHALLVEGPNYDQGSTKEAITYYEDFLILFPNDPNVPTAAKGLDEMKQVLAESKIRIGDFYFYKRDNYTAARVFYNEAITSYPDSPVAQRARTKLAEVEAKASVKPGEAPRKKRFFFF
- a CDS encoding beta-ketoacyl-ACP synthase III yields the protein MANASTVILGTGAYAPARVLTNDELSRTVDTSDEWIRTRTGIRERRIAAPGEACSDMAVQAAQAALADAKVAPADIDLLIVATVTPDLPMPSAACVVQHKLGLRTDVACFDLNAACSGFLYSLDVGCAMLASGRYRHALVIGVERLSSVLDWSDRTTCVLFGDGAGAAVLGRSDQAGLGLLGTKLGSLGENTELLYMTHGSHGKGDAPEDVETNGHFIRMKGKEVFKLAVRVMDEAARDILEQQHVTADQIALVIPHQANMRIIEAISQYLELPMERFFVNVDRYGNTSAASIPIALDEARRSGRIKPGDLTLLVAFGAGLTYASALIRW